A window of Mucilaginibacter sp. PAMC 26640 contains these coding sequences:
- a CDS encoding peptidylprolyl isomerase, protein MKKIFTLCILLLVVSMAFAKPPKNQYVRITTSYGSVIIRLYNETPLHRDNFIKLTKSGFYNGTLFHRVIQNFMIQGGDPDSRDTSKAKPGAELGNGDVKYTIPAEFRDSLFHKRGVLAAARDDNPQKASSGCQFYLVEGKRFTPGKLDTLEMTRLKGRKIPTWQRDIYTTVGGVPHLDQNYTVYGEVVSGLDMVDRIAAVKKDERDRPTANVPMTVALLSKGACKQLDKILMPSPPTP, encoded by the coding sequence ATGAAGAAAATCTTTACACTTTGTATTTTACTGCTGGTGGTCAGCATGGCATTTGCCAAGCCACCAAAAAATCAGTATGTGCGCATTACCACCAGTTATGGCAGTGTGATCATCCGGCTGTATAACGAAACGCCCCTGCACCGTGACAACTTTATCAAGCTCACCAAATCGGGTTTTTACAATGGCACACTGTTCCATCGCGTAATCCAAAATTTCATGATCCAGGGCGGCGATCCGGATTCGCGGGATACCAGCAAGGCAAAACCCGGTGCCGAACTAGGCAACGGCGATGTTAAATATACTATCCCGGCAGAGTTTCGCGACAGCCTGTTCCACAAACGGGGTGTGTTGGCCGCCGCGAGAGACGACAACCCCCAAAAAGCATCCAGCGGCTGCCAGTTTTACCTGGTAGAGGGCAAGCGTTTTACGCCGGGTAAGTTAGATACCCTTGAAATGACACGGCTGAAGGGGCGCAAGATCCCAACTTGGCAGCGAGATATCTATACAACTGTTGGCGGCGTACCCCACCTTGACCAAAACTATACGGTATATGGCGAAGTTGTAAGCGGGCTGGATATGGTTGACCGCATAGCCGCCGTTAAAAAAGACGAACGCGACAGGCCAACAGCCAATGTGCCGATGACGGTAGCATTGCTAAGTAAAGGAGCGTGTAAGCAACTGGATAAAATCCTGATGCCGAGCCCCCCAACCCCCTGA